The Bacteroidota bacterium genomic sequence TCTGTGCGTAATATTTGGAATCCCTTGCGATATAGTCATGAATGTCCCTTAAATCAATCTTTGCAGGGTTAGTCCATATTACCACGACTGCATCTCTCTCCTGAGTTCTTCTATGGATATAGTCTCCCCGCGCACTGTGGCCTCTTTGCCCTTCCTGACCTTGTCAATTACATAAAGTTCATACATTATGTCGTCAATGTTCGCCGATTCGGGCAATTTGGAAATCACATTGATTGCATCATGCTTCAAAGTCTCCATTTATCGCACCTCCTTCTTTATTTTCCACTATATAACTATTTTATTATTTTTACAACGGTTTTCAGGGGGCAATGAACATATAACGTTTTGGGGCTTGGTAAAGTGGCGGTATTAGAAGCACTTTACTGTCCTACGCTACAAAAGTTTATTTAAAATTGCTTAGTTTTTTCGCACTGTCTGCCCGCTTGCAGTAAGCCCTCGTTGGGCGTAGTTGTTTTTTCTTGTGTTGGTGAAAAGTTTAAGTGTCTGTCGGTCTGTCCCAATTTGTTCACCGATTAAATTTGATATGTCAACGACAGCACCATGCTCAATGAACACTTCATAAAATCTGTCGTAGTTGTTTCCCCAATAAACCATTGCACAAGCCATTGGAGCACCTTTCCCACCGTCTTGTCCGTTTTCAAGAAAACGAAGTCGTGTGTCGTAAAGAAAACAAATTGCTCGTGCCTTAGTGAAAACATATTTTTTCCAATGTGCTGTGTTTGCTGCAATAGGAACAAGAGCTAATACTTCTGAATTATATTCTTCGTAAGCATGAGCGCATCGTGCAAGCCAACTTTTAATTGTTGTTCCTCTTCCTTTGTCAATTCCATATGGTGGATTAACATAGATTGTCGGATAGTTCCAACTCTCTTTTAGTCCGTCATGCTTTGGCAAAGTGTATTCTACTTTCGCTTTTACAACCGAATATTCATTAGAGCATGGGTCTAAATCAATGTGTCCGCCCAATACCTCTTTGACTGCCTTTACATATTTGTATGGCGTTCCCCAACTTTGACTTAAAGTATTTATGTTTCTTCCAGCACTCATTTTAAAATCTCTGTCCAGTTTTTATTTTTTAATTCTCTTAACTCATCTTTTAAAGTAGATAACTTTTTTTTCTTGGGTGAAATGGTGTTGAACCAACCTTCAATCGTGTTTAGATTTTTACTGAAGTAGTCCAGTAAAATTCTATCTGCTTCAATGTTCATCTGAACTTTGGTGAATTGGTTTTTCTTTTTTGTCGCTGTGTAACTTGAAATAAACGCTTCACGAATTGGAGCAAATTCTTTTGTTGGTTTGAAAAGTAATTTCTCAATGAACTCTGCAAGTCCATTGTCAGTAAGGAAAAG encodes the following:
- a CDS encoding N-6 DNA methylase; the encoded protein is MSAGRNINTLSQSWGTPYKYVKAVKEVLGGHIDLDPCSNEYSVVKAKVEYTLPKHDGLKESWNYPTIYVNPPYGIDKGRGTTIKSWLARCAHAYEEYNSEVLALVPIAANTAHWKKYVFTKARAICFLYDTRLRFLENGQDGGKGAPMACAMVYWGNNYDRFYEVFIEHGAVVDISNLIGEQIGTDRQTLKLFTNTRKNNYAQRGLTASGQTVRKN